The proteins below come from a single Dehalococcoidia bacterium genomic window:
- the aroC gene encoding chorismate synthase — translation MLRYLTAGESHGKALTAIIDGMVAGLPLDEGYIARDLARRQGGYGRGGRMKIEKDRAEILSGVRYGLTMGSPISLLIRNRDWENWAETMSVASVSKKIEPVTRLRPGHADLAGTKKYGLDDVRPILERASARETAARVAVGAVARRFLEEFGVELKSHTLAIGDSRVADIDINKIDWGKVEKSPVRCTAAKAEKTMIAAIDAAKDGGDSVGGVFQVVAAGVPIGLGSHVQWDRRLDGRIAQAIMSIPAVKSVEIGGSSSVAGLIGSLTHDTIKYDKSKLEWSRATNHAGGIEGGISNGEAILVKALVKPIPTLSKPLPSVDLKTGKRVDAHIERSDVCVVPAAGVIGEAMLAIVLADAMLEKFGGDHLKETIRNYRNYIKTI, via the coding sequence ATGTTACGTTATTTAACCGCGGGCGAATCTCACGGCAAAGCGCTGACGGCTATAATCGACGGCATGGTCGCCGGGCTGCCTCTCGATGAAGGCTACATCGCCCGCGACCTTGCGCGCAGGCAGGGCGGATACGGCCGCGGCGGACGTATGAAGATAGAGAAGGACCGCGCCGAGATACTTTCCGGCGTGCGCTACGGCCTGACAATGGGAAGCCCCATCTCTCTGCTGATACGCAACCGCGACTGGGAGAACTGGGCGGAAACCATGTCGGTCGCATCGGTATCAAAGAAGATCGAGCCGGTAACGCGGCTGCGCCCCGGACACGCCGACCTGGCTGGCACGAAGAAGTACGGTCTCGACGATGTGCGCCCCATCCTGGAACGTGCCAGCGCCCGCGAGACGGCGGCGCGCGTAGCGGTGGGCGCTGTAGCTAGGCGATTTCTTGAGGAGTTCGGAGTCGAGCTGAAGAGTCATACGTTGGCCATAGGCGACTCGCGAGTCGCAGACATTGATATCAATAAAATTGACTGGGGCAAGGTCGAGAAGTCGCCTGTGCGCTGCACCGCAGCGAAGGCGGAAAAGACGATGATCGCCGCCATAGACGCGGCGAAAGACGGCGGCGACAGCGTTGGCGGCGTATTTCAGGTGGTAGCCGCCGGCGTGCCCATCGGACTGGGCAGCCACGTGCAGTGGGACCGCCGCCTCGACGGCAGGATAGCGCAGGCGATAATGAGCATACCCGCCGTTAAGAGCGTCGAGATAGGCGGATCCTCATCCGTCGCAGGGTTGATAGGCTCGCTGACGCACGACACGATAAAATACGACAAGTCTAAACTTGAGTGGAGCCGAGCCACCAATCACGCCGGAGGCATCGAGGGCGGCATCAGCAACGGCGAAGCGATATTAGTCAAAGCCTTAGTCAAGCCGATACCGACACTGAGCAAGCCGCTTCCCTCAGTCGACCTTAAGACAGGCAAGCGCGTCGACGCCCACATCGAGCGCAGCGACGTGTGCGTGGTGCCGGCAGCGGGCGTGATAGGGGAGGCCATGCTGGCCATAGTGCTGGCCGACGCCATGCTGGAGAAGTTCGGCGGCGACCATCTCAAGGAAACGATTCGCAATTATAGGAATTACATTAAGACAATATAG
- a CDS encoding cation:proton antiporter gives MEVEIYFKFVLAFVLILIAAKIGGFFTERYLKQPAVIGELLAGVIISPFALGGLIFGSDPIVLNFAHIPFEHLTSWGLSGEGEFSVMEVISEIAVIVLLFVAGVETDVRSFVRQAKLGTLVAIGGVLLPFVFGYLMTMVFFPDAPNSAKLFMGAVLVATSIGITVRILMDMGKLHTRAGTTILVAAVIDDIIGIVILSVVASIAQSGTVNAGKIAYVTIAGFAVWLALLFVGVKFHKQISRFILRPFKSAEAIPIVALLVGFLISYLVTLIDLHPVVGAYVAGLMFSACAEKEEIIEKTRPIMLFLAPFFFCYLGMQVDVPAMGPVAAFAAVMVLLAVIGKIIGCYIPSKFVGRFSNTEAMIVSVGMVPRGEVGLIVAGVGMLIPGALGDEEMARELFGAAVAVSLFTTLLTPSMIKPFFGRLARQEAKQKAAQEAGG, from the coding sequence ATGGAAGTCGAAATTTATTTTAAATTTGTATTAGCCTTTGTTCTAATATTAATCGCCGCCAAGATAGGCGGGTTTTTCACGGAGCGATATCTCAAGCAGCCGGCAGTTATCGGCGAGTTGCTGGCCGGCGTTATAATCTCGCCGTTCGCACTTGGAGGTCTCATTTTCGGGTCGGATCCGATAGTCCTCAATTTCGCTCATATACCTTTCGAACATCTTACCTCTTGGGGCCTCTCCGGCGAGGGCGAGTTCAGCGTAATGGAGGTGATATCTGAGATAGCTGTCATAGTGCTGCTCTTTGTCGCCGGTGTGGAGACCGATGTTCGTTCGTTTGTCCGTCAGGCCAAGCTGGGCACCCTGGTAGCTATCGGCGGAGTGCTGTTGCCTTTCGTTTTCGGCTACCTCATGACCATGGTGTTCTTCCCCGATGCTCCTAACTCTGCCAAGTTGTTCATGGGCGCGGTCCTGGTGGCCACCAGCATCGGTATAACCGTGCGCATACTGATGGATATGGGTAAGCTGCATACCCGGGCCGGCACTACGATACTGGTCGCGGCAGTCATCGACGATATCATCGGCATAGTCATATTATCCGTTGTCGCCTCCATCGCGCAGTCGGGGACGGTTAATGCCGGGAAAATCGCTTATGTCACCATAGCCGGGTTTGCCGTCTGGCTAGCGTTGCTGTTTGTGGGCGTAAAGTTCCACAAGCAGATTTCCAGGTTTATACTCAGACCGTTCAAGAGTGCCGAGGCCATTCCTATAGTGGCATTGCTTGTCGGATTCCTTATTTCTTATCTGGTCACGCTTATCGATCTTCATCCGGTGGTAGGGGCCTACGTCGCAGGTTTGATGTTCTCCGCATGCGCCGAGAAGGAAGAGATCATAGAGAAGACCAGGCCGATAATGCTGTTCCTGGCGCCGTTCTTCTTCTGCTATCTGGGCATGCAGGTGGACGTGCCGGCCATGGGGCCGGTGGCGGCCTTTGCTGCCGTGATGGTGTTGCTGGCTGTCATAGGCAAGATAATTGGCTGCTACATACCGTCCAAGTTCGTCGGCAGATTCTCCAATACCGAGGCGATGATAGTAAGCGTTGGGATGGTGCCCCGCGGCGAGGTTGGGCTGATAGTGGCCGGGGTGGGGATGCTCATACCCGGGGCGCTGGGGGATGAGGAGATGGCGCGCGAGCTGTTCGGGGCGGCGGTGGCGGTGAGCCTGTTCACCACGCTGCTCACACCCTCGATGATTAAACCGTTCTTTGGCAGGTTGGCCAGGCAAGAGGCCAAACAGAAGGCCGCGCAGGAAGCGGGCGGCTGA
- a CDS encoding chloride channel protein, with protein MKRKLKDLFEPIINRIQSSETSVGIILSIVVGIGAGFGAWVFWKLIEYCSWFFFKGGASAFGFMGDYYVIILPVAGGLIIGPLIYLLAREAKGEGPPEVMKAIAVGKGRIRQRIAIAKIVASSICIGSGGSVGREGPIVQIGASIGSTIGQRFKLSDEWVKTLLLCGAAGGISATFNAPIAGAFFAYEVLQRKARMRNALFIIISSVAACLIANIFIFTEEHPAPFAFVAYTMQSPWEIISYMLLGVIAGSAAFAFLKFFYKCDGFISNIRFPSYLKPAAGGLIIGVIGYFYPEIFGVGYGTHYGPGGELLTMGGVDSALMGQMTIGLLLTLFVLKVIATSITLGSGGSGGIFAPSLFMGAMLGGAFGLISQELVPGITAPVGAYSLVGMGAFFGAAIGGPLTAIFIVFEITRDYAVILPIIAAVAFSTIVFNKLSSETMYTTRLLKQGINLRKIQEPNLMKTLTVGDIMTRDFPTVPPYMPITDLAGKIETTGHHGFPVVDDDGHLFGVVTMSDIEAGIKKGAEGLKVSDIATRNPITAYQDESVHELLSKLGAKGVPDIGRIPVVSRDKSLLLIGVLRRHDIIRAQIQAATETDSRHPLG; from the coding sequence TTGAAACGGAAGCTCAAAGACTTATTCGAACCCATTATCAATCGCATTCAGTCCTCGGAAACCTCCGTCGGCATTATCCTCAGTATCGTAGTAGGTATCGGCGCCGGATTCGGCGCGTGGGTCTTCTGGAAACTCATCGAATACTGCAGCTGGTTCTTCTTCAAGGGAGGCGCGTCCGCGTTCGGCTTTATGGGCGATTACTACGTCATCATATTGCCGGTGGCGGGCGGACTAATAATAGGCCCCCTCATATATCTGCTTGCCCGCGAGGCTAAGGGAGAAGGCCCGCCCGAGGTCATGAAGGCTATAGCCGTGGGCAAAGGCCGGATTCGACAGCGTATAGCCATAGCAAAGATAGTAGCCTCATCCATCTGCATCGGCAGCGGCGGCTCGGTGGGACGTGAAGGCCCGATAGTTCAAATCGGCGCTTCTATAGGTTCGACGATAGGCCAGCGTTTCAAGCTTTCCGACGAATGGGTAAAGACGCTTCTGCTCTGCGGCGCCGCGGGCGGCATATCGGCCACGTTCAACGCACCCATAGCAGGCGCGTTCTTCGCTTACGAAGTGTTGCAAAGAAAAGCCAGGATGCGAAACGCCCTCTTCATCATTATCAGTTCCGTTGCGGCATGTCTCATCGCCAACATATTTATTTTTACAGAAGAGCACCCCGCCCCGTTCGCCTTCGTTGCATATACAATGCAGAGCCCCTGGGAAATCATCTCTTATATGCTCCTCGGAGTAATAGCCGGCTCAGCCGCGTTCGCCTTTTTAAAATTCTTCTATAAGTGCGACGGATTCATATCAAACATCAGGTTCCCTTCCTACCTGAAACCGGCCGCCGGAGGACTTATCATAGGAGTCATCGGCTACTTCTACCCGGAGATATTCGGCGTGGGCTACGGGACGCACTACGGCCCCGGAGGCGAACTGCTTACCATGGGAGGCGTCGACAGCGCTTTGATGGGACAAATGACCATCGGCTTGCTGCTTACGCTGTTCGTGCTTAAAGTAATCGCCACGTCGATAACCCTCGGCTCCGGAGGCAGCGGAGGCATATTCGCCCCCTCACTGTTCATGGGAGCCATGCTGGGCGGAGCCTTTGGCCTGATATCACAGGAGCTTGTGCCCGGCATCACCGCGCCGGTGGGAGCATATTCCCTGGTAGGGATGGGCGCGTTCTTCGGAGCCGCGATAGGAGGGCCGCTGACCGCGATATTCATCGTTTTTGAAATTACAAGGGATTATGCCGTCATCCTGCCAATCATCGCCGCCGTTGCCTTCAGCACCATAGTCTTCAATAAACTGAGCAGCGAGACGATGTACACCACCAGATTGCTTAAGCAGGGCATTAATCTGCGCAAAATCCAAGAGCCGAACCTGATGAAGACGCTCACAGTCGGCGATATAATGACACGCGACTTCCCCACAGTGCCGCCCTATATGCCGATCACGGATCTGGCAGGCAAGATAGAGACGACAGGACACCATGGTTTCCCCGTAGTGGATGACGATGGGCATCTTTTCGGAGTAGTCACCATGTCGGACATAGAAGCCGGAATTAAAAAAGGAGCCGAAGGCCTCAAAGTCAGCGATATCGCTACTCGTAATCCCATCACCGCCTATCAGGACGAATCGGTGCACGAGCTCTTATCAAAACTGGGGGCAAAGGGGGTCCCGGATATCGGCCGTATACCGGTCGTATCGAGGGATAAATCACTTCTCCTGATAGGGGTACTGCGAAGGCATGACATCATAAGGGCGCAGATACAGGCAGCTACGGAAACGGATTCACGGCATCCGCTGGGATAA
- the aroB gene encoding 3-dehydroquinate synthase: MRKDNIIIIGFSFTGKSVVGKRTAEKLGWQYIDSDHAIAAAVGKPIPDIFAEKGESHFRALEREMLQDVCGRKNKVIVTGGGAIVDPRNRELFLRSGVVICLEAHPKTIYKRLLESKQMEDTVPRPLLKAADPMARVIQLKTSRQAYYAVADRAVFTDNMTVDETVEAVIMEFEKVKSQRKDTARQTTPFIVTTPADNYPVFVGWGLLEGLGRRMRQCGLSGSALIISDDNVFPHHGEKAIESLKAEGFKTATYIVPAGESTKTIDTAIKIYDWMVKQHAERGHAVVALGGGMVGDLAGFTAATFLRGLPLVHVPTSLMAMTDSSIGGKVAVNHPKAKNLIGAFYQPRLVLADVSTLKTLPKRELVSGWAEVIKHAMILDADFLDLLESNADDLSKLKPAVIAEVVRRSAYIKSTVVGEDEKEQRKRMVLNYGHTIGHGLEAATGYGRLLHGEAVSVGMTGAAMLSQRLGMIKRDVVLRQKKILERFGLPVVCSDVKLAPVLKAMALDKKVKEKKIQWVLLEGIGKTTFRDDVPDRDIVKVIKELIVS, translated from the coding sequence ATGCGTAAAGACAACATAATCATCATCGGCTTCTCCTTTACCGGCAAATCGGTAGTAGGGAAAAGGACAGCTGAGAAACTCGGGTGGCAGTACATAGACAGCGACCATGCGATAGCGGCTGCCGTTGGCAAACCCATCCCTGACATATTCGCCGAGAAAGGCGAGTCGCATTTCAGAGCGCTGGAGCGCGAGATGCTGCAAGACGTTTGCGGACGCAAGAATAAGGTCATAGTCACCGGCGGCGGCGCCATCGTCGACCCGCGCAACCGCGAACTCTTCCTGCGATCAGGCGTCGTAATCTGCCTGGAGGCCCATCCTAAGACCATCTACAAACGCCTTCTGGAATCGAAACAGATGGAGGATACGGTGCCCCGTCCGCTGCTGAAGGCCGCCGACCCTATGGCGCGCGTCATACAACTCAAAACATCGCGTCAGGCATACTATGCCGTAGCCGACCGGGCTGTTTTCACCGATAACATGACGGTCGATGAGACCGTCGAAGCCGTGATAATGGAATTCGAGAAGGTCAAGTCTCAGCGGAAAGACACCGCCAGACAGACAACACCGTTCATCGTAACCACACCTGCCGACAATTATCCGGTTTTCGTCGGATGGGGATTACTGGAGGGCCTGGGTCGGCGTATGCGCCAGTGTGGGCTGAGCGGTTCCGCACTTATCATCAGCGACGATAATGTTTTCCCGCATCACGGTGAAAAAGCGATCGAATCGTTGAAAGCCGAGGGTTTCAAGACGGCGACATACATAGTGCCGGCAGGGGAATCGACGAAGACCATCGACACCGCGATCAAGATATACGACTGGATGGTCAAGCAGCATGCCGAGCGCGGACACGCCGTCGTGGCGCTGGGAGGCGGAATGGTCGGCGACCTGGCCGGATTCACCGCGGCAACATTTCTACGCGGCCTGCCGCTGGTGCACGTGCCGACTTCTCTCATGGCCATGACCGATTCGTCCATAGGCGGCAAAGTAGCGGTGAACCACCCCAAAGCCAAGAACCTAATCGGCGCCTTCTATCAGCCGCGCCTCGTGCTGGCCGACGTCAGCACGCTTAAGACGCTGCCCAAACGCGAACTCGTCTCCGGCTGGGCCGAGGTTATTAAACATGCGATGATCCTCGACGCAGATTTTCTCGACCTGCTTGAAAGCAACGCCGACGACCTGTCGAAGCTCAAGCCAGCCGTTATCGCGGAGGTCGTAAGACGCAGCGCCTACATCAAATCCACCGTGGTCGGCGAGGACGAGAAGGAACAGCGCAAACGCATGGTGTTGAACTACGGCCACACCATCGGGCACGGGCTGGAGGCGGCCACCGGCTACGGAAGGCTGCTGCACGGGGAGGCGGTATCCGTTGGAATGACGGGGGCGGCCATGCTCAGCCAGCGGCTCGGTATGATAAAACGCGACGTCGTCCTGCGCCAGAAAAAGATACTCGAACGTTTCGGCCTGCCCGTCGTCTGCTCCGATGTGAAGCTCGCCCCGGTCCTCAAAGCAATGGCCCTCGATAAGAAGGTCAAAGAAAAGAAAATCCAGTGGGTGCTGCTCGAAGGCATCGGCAAAACCACTTTCCGTGATGATGTCCCAGATAGAGACATCGTCAAAGTCATCAAGGAGCTTATCGTAAGTTGA
- a CDS encoding shikimate dehydrogenase, whose translation MTKLVGLIGYPVGHSVSPQMQQAALDHYKLDIRYELWETAPDKLASFVERLRQPEYLGANITVPHKGAMLQLVDETEALASEVGAINTIVNRDGRLLGFNTDAGGFLKALNKDGGFDPAEKRAVILGAGGVARAVTFALSKAGIKSLTITDVDMEKAQGLKTDLERSLARTQGKPPRSCYDAKDITWIDSLTYKLWPIPDIDIVPSNDTHFKDALSECNLIVNCTPIGMKHGATENESPLEAALIPAGAFVYDVVYNPLVTKFLSDAKKAEAKTLNGLTMLVYQGAIAFELWTGREAPVNIMFKAAEKAL comes from the coding sequence ATGACGAAACTGGTCGGATTAATAGGTTATCCCGTAGGGCATTCCGTGTCCCCGCAGATGCAGCAGGCTGCGCTCGACCACTACAAGCTCGACATCAGATACGAACTGTGGGAGACGGCGCCGGATAAGCTGGCCTCGTTCGTCGAGCGGCTGCGGCAACCGGAGTATCTGGGCGCGAATATCACGGTGCCGCACAAGGGCGCTATGCTTCAGCTCGTCGACGAGACCGAGGCCCTGGCCTCAGAGGTAGGCGCAATTAATACCATAGTCAACAGGGACGGGCGGCTGCTCGGCTTCAACACCGACGCCGGCGGCTTTCTCAAAGCATTGAACAAGGACGGCGGCTTCGATCCGGCTGAGAAGCGGGCGGTGATACTCGGCGCCGGCGGGGTGGCGCGGGCTGTGACGTTCGCGCTGTCCAAGGCCGGGATAAAGTCGCTTACGATAACCGACGTCGACATGGAAAAAGCCCAAGGGCTAAAGACCGACCTGGAGCGCAGCCTAGCGCGAACGCAGGGTAAGCCGCCGCGAAGCTGCTACGACGCCAAGGATATCACATGGATCGATTCGCTGACTTACAAGCTGTGGCCCATCCCCGACATCGACATCGTTCCATCAAACGACACGCATTTCAAGGACGCTTTATCGGAATGTAACCTGATAGTGAACTGCACGCCGATAGGGATGAAGCACGGAGCAACCGAGAACGAATCCCCGCTGGAGGCCGCTTTAATCCCCGCAGGAGCATTTGTTTACGATGTGGTGTATAATCCTCTAGTAACAAAATTTCTATCGGACGCAAAAAAAGCAGAGGCGAAAACGCTCAACGGATTGACGATGCTGGTATATCAGGGGGCTATAGCCTTTGAGCTCTGGACGGGTAGGGAGGCTCCTGTTAACATAATGTTTAAAGCGGCGGAAAAAGCTCTATGA
- the ruvX gene encoding Holliday junction resolvase RuvX, whose amino-acid sequence MAIIGLDVGDKHIGVAMAVGSVAIPVAVIGRTEEADDLERIAALARDYETELIVIGLPRSMDGTVGAQANLVLDFAKSLSNHIDIPIEMCDERLTTVIADRLMRESGVKRKKRKANIDAMAAAVILQAYIDGAK is encoded by the coding sequence ATGGCCATCATCGGGCTTGATGTCGGCGATAAACACATCGGCGTCGCCATGGCGGTCGGCAGCGTGGCTATCCCCGTCGCCGTTATCGGGAGGACGGAGGAAGCGGACGATTTGGAGCGGATTGCGGCGCTGGCACGTGACTATGAGACCGAGCTTATCGTTATCGGGTTGCCGCGCTCCATGGACGGCACCGTCGGCGCCCAGGCTAATCTGGTTCTCGATTTCGCCAAGTCGCTCTCGAACCACATAGACATTCCGATTGAGATGTGCGACGAACGCCTGACCACCGTGATAGCGGATCGATTGATGCGGGAAAGCGGCGTCAAGCGCAAGAAACGCAAGGCCAATATCGACGCCATGGCCGCCGCCGTCATCTTGCAGGCTTACATCGACGGAGCGAAATGA
- the alaS gene encoding alanine--tRNA ligase, whose amino-acid sequence MNINEIREAYLTFFEEKEHLRVASSSLVPKSDPTLLLTSAGMVQFKRYFTGEAIPPNPRMTSCQKCFRVTDIDDVGDTRHLTFFEMLGNFSVGDYFKKEAIAWSWEFVTERLKMPPERLWVTIYKDDEEAFQYWQDIGFPKEKIKRFGDKENFWGPAGDSGPCGPCSELHYDFGEGIGCGKSDCGPNCECGRFVEIWNLVFTQYDQLKDGSRVPLPKPNIDTGMGLERTAAVMQGVTTVYKTDAFQPMIEHISKLAGKRYGENEENDRAIRILADHSRAITFLIADGVIPSNEGRGYVLRRVLRRAALFGRNLGLEELFLCNLATEVIKHMGAAYPELKREQKHILATIEAEESRFRETLNVGLNLLDSTIQNTFTRMLEDTEFKQAIKTMQSTTNGLVKGIQSLKIPEETFKVFETIKSRTDEFEKALQSLKIPEETLKSLEVLGQAMQPLSEEVRKSSEALEQAMQPLSEEVRKSSEALEQAMQPLSEEIRKSSEALEQAMQPLLKEFAAASDIMSKTLNASRITGSQLFKLYDTYGFPLDVTKEVADEHGLKVDMEGFEREMDKQREKARSAHKFKVDDKAAARVYTKENLPEVRFVGDDCSRLKHRSDILIMTAKGAKTAKLSQGDEGEIVLHETPFYGEMGGQVGDIGEIIGPHGRFIVEDTYHIGHELTVHHGKVKEGYITTEDTAEASVDEQRRRDIARNHTATHLLQAALRQVLGEHIRQSGSLVAPDYFRFDFTHQKALTRNELIKVQRIVNDFIRRDYKVTATNMHYKEAVDIGALAFFDEKYADEVRVMQVGKPSISTELCGGCHVSATGEIAFMCITGESSIGAGIRRIEAVTGRGAERYIESKQEMIDEIAAALKTKPADILNRISSLQKEIEAMRKKAASTEQQSLKGDAASLIDKIVDINGVRVLAARVDATDMDALRRMGDHIKEQAGSVLLVLAAEFDSQANFIAMATPDLVAKGQSAGHIIKHITQAAGGRGGGRAETGQGGCKDAAKIDEALKMVRELVTEHGHHRA is encoded by the coding sequence GTGAACATCAACGAAATTCGAGAGGCGTATCTTACTTTTTTTGAAGAGAAGGAACATCTGCGCGTAGCAAGCTCGTCTCTGGTTCCGAAGTCGGACCCGACCCTGCTGCTGACATCAGCGGGGATGGTGCAGTTCAAACGATACTTCACCGGAGAGGCGATACCCCCCAATCCGCGAATGACATCGTGTCAGAAGTGCTTCCGCGTGACGGACATCGATGATGTGGGTGATACGCGGCACCTCACTTTCTTCGAGATGCTGGGCAACTTCAGCGTCGGCGACTACTTCAAGAAGGAAGCTATCGCCTGGTCGTGGGAGTTCGTCACGGAGCGGCTCAAGATGCCGCCGGAGAGACTGTGGGTCACTATATACAAAGACGACGAAGAGGCGTTCCAGTACTGGCAGGACATCGGATTCCCCAAGGAGAAGATAAAGCGATTCGGGGATAAGGAGAACTTCTGGGGACCCGCAGGCGACAGCGGCCCCTGCGGCCCCTGCAGCGAGCTGCACTACGACTTCGGCGAGGGCATCGGATGCGGCAAATCCGACTGCGGCCCCAACTGCGAGTGCGGCCGCTTCGTTGAGATATGGAACCTGGTCTTCACGCAATACGACCAGCTCAAGGACGGCAGCCGCGTGCCGCTGCCCAAACCCAACATCGATACGGGCATGGGGCTGGAGCGCACCGCCGCGGTGATGCAGGGCGTGACGACGGTATATAAGACCGACGCATTCCAGCCCATGATCGAACATATCAGCAAACTGGCAGGCAAGCGCTACGGCGAGAACGAGGAGAACGACCGTGCCATACGCATACTCGCCGACCACTCGCGCGCGATAACATTCCTCATCGCCGACGGTGTGATACCCTCGAACGAGGGTCGCGGCTACGTGTTGCGCCGGGTGTTGCGCCGCGCCGCGCTCTTCGGCAGGAACCTGGGATTGGAGGAGCTTTTCCTCTGCAACCTGGCTACAGAGGTCATCAAACATATGGGTGCCGCATACCCTGAACTCAAGCGCGAGCAGAAGCATATCCTAGCCACCATCGAGGCCGAGGAATCGAGATTCCGCGAGACGCTCAACGTCGGCCTGAACCTGCTGGACTCAACTATACAGAACACATTCACAAGAATGTTAGAAGACACCGAATTTAAACAGGCCATAAAGACAATGCAGTCGACTACAAATGGCCTTGTGAAGGGTATACAATCACTCAAAATCCCAGAAGAAACTTTTAAAGTATTTGAGACCATTAAATCACGAACTGACGAGTTCGAAAAAGCTTTGCAATCATTAAAGATCCCAGAAGAAACTCTCAAATCATTAGAAGTACTAGGGCAAGCTATGCAACCTTTATCCGAAGAAGTTCGCAAGTCTTCCGAAGCACTAGAACAAGCTATGCAACCTTTATCCGAAGAAGTTCGCAAGTCTTCCGAAGCACTAGAACAAGCTATGCAACCTTTATCCGAAGAAATTCGCAAGTCTTCCGAAGCACTAGAACAAGCTATGCAACCTTTGCTAAAAGAATTCGCGGCAGCTTCTGATATAATGTCGAAAACTTTAAATGCTTCTAGAATTACTGGCTCTCAACTTTTCAAGCTATACGATACCTACGGCTTCCCTCTCGATGTTACAAAGGAAGTCGCAGACGAGCACGGCCTGAAAGTAGACATGGAAGGCTTCGAACGCGAGATGGACAAGCAGCGCGAGAAGGCCCGCTCCGCGCACAAGTTCAAGGTGGACGACAAAGCCGCGGCCAGGGTATATACAAAGGAGAACCTGCCGGAGGTAAGATTCGTCGGCGACGACTGCTCCAGGCTCAAACACCGCAGCGATATTTTAATAATGACCGCTAAAGGCGCGAAGACGGCGAAGTTGTCGCAGGGCGACGAGGGCGAGATAGTGCTGCACGAGACGCCGTTCTACGGCGAGATGGGCGGACAGGTGGGCGATATCGGCGAAATCATCGGCCCGCACGGGCGTTTCATAGTGGAGGATACATATCACATAGGACACGAGTTGACCGTGCACCACGGCAAGGTGAAAGAGGGTTATATCACCACCGAGGACACCGCTGAGGCCAGCGTAGACGAGCAGCGCCGCCGCGACATCGCGCGCAACCACACGGCAACCCACCTGCTCCAGGCGGCGCTGAGGCAGGTGCTGGGCGAGCACATACGGCAGTCCGGCTCGCTGGTGGCGCCCGATTATTTCCGCTTCGACTTCACCCACCAGAAGGCGCTTACTAGAAATGAGTTGATTAAAGTACAGCGCATCGTGAACGATTTCATACGCCGCGACTATAAAGTGACGGCGACAAATATGCACTACAAGGAAGCCGTTGACATCGGCGCGCTGGCCTTCTTTGACGAGAAGTACGCCGACGAGGTGCGCGTGATGCAGGTCGGCAAGCCGTCTATATCCACAGAGCTGTGCGGAGGCTGCCACGTCTCTGCCACGGGAGAGATTGCTTTCATGTGCATCACCGGCGAGAGCAGCATCGGCGCGGGCATACGGCGCATAGAGGCCGTCACCGGAAGGGGCGCCGAGCGATACATTGAAAGCAAACAGGAGATGATCGACGAGATCGCGGCGGCGCTCAAGACCAAGCCCGCCGACATCTTAAATCGGATATCCTCACTACAGAAAGAGATCGAGGCCATGCGCAAGAAAGCGGCGAGCACGGAGCAGCAATCGCTCAAGGGAGACGCCGCATCGCTCATCGACAAGATAGTCGATATAAACGGTGTGCGCGTGCTGGCAGCCAGGGTCGACGCGACGGACATGGACGCACTGCGCAGAATGGGCGACCACATAAAGGAGCAGGCTGGCAGCGTTCTGCTGGTGCTGGCGGCGGAGTTCGACAGCCAGGCTAATTTCATCGCCATGGCGACACCGGATCTGGTCGCCAAAGGTCAAAGCGCCGGACATATCATTAAACATATCACGCAGGCGGCCGGCGGCCGCGGCGGCGGCAGGGCGGAGACGGGGCAGGGCGGATGCAAGGACGCGGCAAAGATAGACGAAGCCCTGAAAATGGTAAGGGAATTGGTGACCGAACATGGCCATCATCGGGCTTGA